From Oscillatoria sp. FACHB-1406, the proteins below share one genomic window:
- a CDS encoding heme oxygenase (biliverdin-producing), whose translation MTCDLATQLREGTKQSHTLAENTAFMKCFLKGIVEREPLRKLFADLYFVYSTLEAELERHIEHPAVGAIYFPELNRKEKLEQDLAYFYGEDWHDLIHASAAGKTYVARIKEISNNEPELLIAHAYVRYMGDLSGGQALKNIIRSALKLPSDRSINFYEFNAISTVEARREFKNKYRDALDRLPIDKTTVARIVEEANYAFALNRDVVHELENEVKAAIGIHVFELLTRQDIPGSTERAPGKPAVELVAVE comes from the coding sequence ATGACTTGCGACTTAGCAACGCAACTGCGAGAAGGAACCAAGCAATCCCACACCCTAGCGGAAAACACCGCCTTTATGAAATGCTTCCTTAAAGGGATTGTGGAAAGAGAACCACTCCGCAAACTTTTTGCCGATTTGTACTTCGTTTACAGTACCCTAGAAGCAGAACTCGAACGCCACATCGAGCATCCGGCTGTCGGAGCGATTTATTTCCCCGAATTAAACCGTAAAGAGAAGTTAGAGCAAGACTTAGCGTATTTTTATGGGGAAGATTGGCACGATTTGATTCATGCGTCCGCAGCGGGAAAAACCTATGTCGCGCGCATCAAAGAAATTTCCAACAACGAACCCGAACTCCTGATTGCTCATGCCTACGTTCGTTATATGGGCGATCTTTCCGGCGGACAAGCCCTGAAAAATATTATCCGTTCTGCCTTAAAATTACCGAGCGATCGCAGCATTAACTTCTATGAATTCAATGCAATTTCCACCGTTGAAGCGCGGCGAGAATTCAAAAATAAATATCGCGACGCGCTCGATCGACTGCCGATTGATAAGACTACCGTTGCCAGAATTGTTGAAGAAGCAAATTATGCGTTTGCGCTCAATCGCGATGTCGTTCATGAATTAGAAAACGAAGTAAAAGCCGCCATAGGTATTCATGTTTTCGAGTTACTAACGCGCCAAGATATTCCAGGTAGTACCGAACGCGCTCCCGGAAAACCAGCAGTAGAATTAGTCGCGGTTGAATAA